In Candidatus Rokuibacteriota bacterium, one genomic interval encodes:
- a CDS encoding sigma 54-interacting transcriptional regulator yields the protein MAGLDEILGESAAIQALRDNVRRLLARPQSGRRMPSILIQGETGTGKGLVARLIHRLGPRAGGPFVDVNCAAIPDTLLESELFGYERGAFTDARRAKAGLFQTAHRGTIFLDEIGLLPAALQAKLLKVLEEQVVRRLGSTTSEPVDIWIISATNADLRAAVHERAFREDLYHRLAVLTLTLPPLRERGRDVLLLAERFLARACADYGLPSKTLSPEAQARLLEHGWPGNVRELGNMAERVALLAEGNVVSADILELPSTVAAAQPTAPAQVAPQGSLQDAMRGHLLAALTQCGWNISRTAALLGISRNTVRARIEKYGLRTGPAPAAAAAAKPAAAARAEPARVAPKRAAAPTRIRWARRRITMLRAELIPPADSDSPPSSTREIETLMGKMREFGGHIDELGQNAISAVFGLDPAEDTPQRAAHAALTIGKALERLHVEEGTPFGVKIAIHTIQCLVTPLYGRVEIDAESRQQAWVTLAALLKDAAPGVTVVSAAARAFLDRRFKLERVGRGADAAEPAYLLAGHEQLGLGHAGQMVAFVGRSRELDVLQGRLASAVAGQGQLVGIVGDAGIGKSRLLFEFRRRVAAQGLGYIEGRCVSYGSAIPYLPFLDLIRKGFGLTEADGPEPTTEKIRSGLEALRLPFGESLPYLLNLLGFKDETRALERLSPEAVKANTFETLRRVTLRANQARPLIIALEDLHWIDRTSEELFASLTEGLSGTPLLLVTTYRSGYRPPWIEKSYATQIALPPLSPEDSLRLAQSIRPAQQLPEPLARVILSRAEGNPFFLEELTRAVTDGGDLHADIAVPDTVQGVLMARIERLPEEQKRLLQTASVLGRAASSKALAAMWGDAEQLAASLRELERLEFLYERRAGEETAYVFKHALIQEMAYESLLGPQRRELHAAAGRALEQLHAARLEDVYDRLAYHFARTGETAKAVDYLTRFADKAASRHAHVEAIAALEEALARVPGLPREAQDRLTLGLVLRLANSLVFLGRFREILDLLVAHEERLNRVADPRLTGLFHFQAGLVWSFVGDNERSELHARKALEASREAGDESTMGKARYVLAQNGIWWGRPHEVTTHASEAIVLLERTIEPYWLGMTHFILGINYAFVGQFVAALAEEAKVDAIGSAIGSKRLQSYAAWASGGMRAFMGDAELGIEGCRRSLERSPDPFNTADALCFLGYAYLENGQPAQAIGHLEQALDMFVQFRHRHFQSLVTAYLSEALFLMGDLARARQVASEGLELAKEGKFHYASALTRRLLARLAQAEGAPADALRLLTEARELFVSGDMEHEVARTELALGELAHARGDGDALRAHLAQALALFTRLGVPRYVERTRRLAAGWGAPLPS from the coding sequence ATGGCAGGCCTTGACGAGATCCTTGGCGAGAGCGCCGCCATCCAGGCGCTGCGGGACAATGTCCGCCGCCTGCTGGCGCGCCCCCAATCCGGCCGCCGGATGCCGTCCATCCTGATCCAGGGCGAGACGGGGACGGGCAAGGGGCTGGTCGCCCGCCTCATCCATCGCCTGGGCCCGCGCGCCGGCGGTCCCTTCGTGGACGTCAACTGCGCCGCGATCCCCGACACCCTGCTCGAATCCGAGCTCTTCGGCTACGAGCGAGGGGCGTTCACCGACGCGCGGCGCGCGAAGGCCGGGCTCTTCCAGACCGCCCACCGCGGCACGATCTTCCTCGACGAGATCGGGCTGCTTCCAGCCGCGCTCCAGGCCAAGCTCCTCAAGGTGCTCGAAGAGCAGGTGGTGCGGCGGCTGGGGAGCACCACGAGCGAGCCGGTGGACATCTGGATCATCAGCGCGACGAACGCCGATCTGCGCGCCGCCGTCCACGAGCGCGCCTTCCGCGAGGACCTCTACCACCGCTTAGCAGTGCTGACGCTCACCCTGCCGCCGCTGCGCGAGCGCGGGCGCGACGTGCTGCTCCTGGCCGAGCGCTTCCTGGCCCGCGCCTGCGCCGACTATGGATTGCCGTCCAAGACGCTTTCGCCGGAGGCGCAGGCGCGGCTCCTCGAGCACGGCTGGCCGGGCAATGTCCGCGAGCTCGGCAACATGGCCGAGCGGGTGGCGCTTCTCGCCGAGGGCAACGTGGTGAGCGCGGACATCCTGGAATTGCCGTCGACGGTGGCCGCAGCGCAGCCGACGGCCCCCGCGCAGGTGGCGCCCCAGGGGTCGCTCCAGGACGCGATGCGCGGGCACCTGCTGGCCGCCCTGACCCAATGCGGCTGGAATATCTCGCGCACTGCGGCTCTCCTCGGGATCTCGCGCAACACGGTGCGCGCGCGCATCGAGAAGTACGGCCTCCGCACAGGGCCCGCACCCGCCGCCGCGGCCGCGGCCAAACCCGCCGCCGCTGCCCGCGCGGAACCGGCGCGCGTTGCCCCCAAACGGGCGGCGGCGCCCACGCGCATCCGATGGGCACGCCGGCGCATCACCATGCTGCGGGCGGAGCTCATCCCGCCCGCCGACAGCGACAGCCCTCCGAGCAGCACGCGCGAGATCGAGACCCTGATGGGCAAGATGCGCGAGTTCGGCGGGCACATCGACGAGCTGGGGCAGAACGCCATTTCCGCCGTCTTCGGCCTCGATCCGGCCGAGGACACGCCCCAGCGCGCGGCGCATGCGGCACTCACCATCGGCAAGGCGCTGGAGCGCCTGCACGTGGAAGAGGGCACGCCCTTCGGCGTCAAGATCGCCATACACACGATCCAATGCCTGGTGACCCCGCTGTACGGGCGCGTGGAGATCGACGCCGAGTCGAGACAACAGGCCTGGGTCACGCTCGCGGCCTTGTTAAAGGACGCCGCGCCGGGCGTCACCGTGGTGAGCGCGGCGGCGCGGGCGTTTCTCGATCGCCGGTTCAAGCTCGAGCGCGTCGGCCGCGGCGCGGACGCGGCGGAGCCGGCGTATCTCCTGGCGGGGCACGAGCAGCTCGGCCTTGGCCACGCCGGGCAGATGGTCGCGTTCGTCGGACGGAGCCGGGAGCTGGACGTGCTCCAGGGCCGGCTCGCGTCGGCGGTGGCCGGCCAGGGGCAGCTCGTCGGCATCGTCGGTGACGCCGGGATCGGCAAATCGCGGCTGCTCTTCGAGTTCCGCCGGCGCGTCGCCGCCCAGGGTCTGGGCTACATCGAAGGACGTTGTGTCTCCTACGGCAGCGCCATCCCGTACTTGCCCTTCCTCGACCTCATCCGGAAGGGCTTCGGGCTCACCGAGGCGGATGGGCCCGAGCCGACGACCGAGAAGATCCGGTCGGGGCTCGAGGCGCTCCGCCTGCCCTTCGGGGAATCGCTGCCATACCTGCTGAATCTGCTGGGCTTCAAGGACGAGACGCGGGCGTTGGAGCGCCTGAGCCCCGAAGCGGTGAAGGCGAACACGTTCGAGACGCTCAGGCGGGTCACCCTGCGCGCCAACCAAGCGCGCCCTCTGATCATTGCCCTGGAAGACCTGCACTGGATCGACCGGACGTCGGAGGAGCTGTTCGCCTCCCTGACCGAGGGCCTGTCGGGAACCCCGCTCCTCCTCGTTACAACCTATCGGTCGGGGTATCGGCCGCCGTGGATCGAGAAGTCGTACGCGACCCAGATCGCGCTGCCGCCGCTGTCCCCTGAGGACAGCCTGCGCCTCGCGCAGTCAATCCGCCCGGCGCAGCAGCTGCCGGAGCCGCTGGCCCGGGTCATCCTGAGCCGGGCCGAAGGCAATCCCTTCTTCCTCGAGGAGCTGACCCGCGCGGTCACGGACGGCGGCGACCTTCACGCCGACATCGCCGTCCCTGACACCGTGCAGGGCGTGCTGATGGCGCGCATCGAGCGGCTGCCCGAGGAGCAGAAGCGCCTGCTCCAGACGGCTTCGGTGCTTGGGCGGGCCGCGTCATCGAAAGCGCTCGCGGCCATGTGGGGAGACGCGGAGCAGCTGGCCGCTTCCCTGCGCGAGCTCGAGCGGCTCGAGTTTCTGTACGAGCGGCGCGCAGGCGAGGAAACGGCGTACGTCTTCAAGCACGCGCTGATACAGGAGATGGCCTACGAGAGCCTCCTCGGGCCGCAGCGCCGGGAGCTCCACGCCGCGGCCGGGCGCGCCCTCGAGCAGCTCCACGCGGCCCGGCTCGAAGACGTCTATGACCGCCTCGCGTACCATTTCGCGCGAACCGGCGAGACTGCGAAGGCCGTCGACTATCTCACGCGCTTCGCCGACAAGGCGGCGTCCCGCCACGCCCACGTGGAGGCGATCGCGGCGCTCGAGGAAGCTCTCGCGCGGGTTCCCGGGCTGCCGCGCGAGGCGCAGGATCGGCTCACCCTGGGGCTCGTCCTGCGGCTGGCAAACTCCCTGGTCTTCCTCGGCCGCTTCCGGGAGATCCTCGATCTCCTCGTGGCCCACGAGGAGCGGCTCAATCGCGTGGCGGACCCTCGCCTCACGGGGCTCTTTCACTTCCAGGCCGGACTCGTGTGGAGCTTCGTGGGCGACAACGAGCGCTCGGAGCTGCACGCCCGGAAGGCGCTCGAGGCGTCCCGGGAAGCGGGGGACGAATCCACCATGGGCAAGGCCCGGTACGTGCTGGCCCAGAATGGGATCTGGTGGGGCCGGCCGCACGAGGTCACCACGCACGCATCCGAGGCCATCGTCCTGCTCGAGCGCACCATCGAGCCCTACTGGCTGGGGATGACCCACTTCATCCTGGGGATCAACTACGCGTTTGTCGGGCAGTTCGTCGCGGCCCTGGCCGAGGAGGCGAAGGTCGACGCCATCGGTTCGGCGATCGGGAGCAAGCGGCTGCAGAGCTATGCGGCCTGGGCGAGCGGTGGCATGCGCGCGTTCATGGGCGACGCCGAGCTCGGGATCGAAGGCTGCCGCCGGAGCCTCGAGCGCTCACCTGATCCCTTCAACACGGCCGATGCGCTCTGCTTCCTGGGCTATGCGTATCTCGAGAACGGCCAGCCCGCTCAAGCCATCGGGCATCTGGAGCAGGCGCTCGACATGTTCGTGCAGTTCCGCCACCGGCACTTCCAGAGCCTGGTCACCGCCTATCTCTCCGAAGCCCTGTTCCTGATGGGCGACCTCGCCCGGGCGCGCCAGGTGGCGTCGGAGGGTCTCGAGCTCGCCAAGGAGGGTAAGTTCCACTACGCCAGCGCCCTGACCCGCCGGCTGCTCGCCCGCCTCGCACAGGCCGAGGGAGCGCCGGCGGACGCGCTCCGGCTCCTGACCGAGGCGCGGGAGCTGTTCGTGTCGGGAGACATGGAGCACGAGGTCGCCCGCACCGAGCTGGCGCTGGGCGAGCTGGCGCACGCCCGGGGCGACGGCGACGCGCTCCGGGCGCACCTCGCCCAGGCCTTAGCACTCTTCACGCGCCTTGGAGTCCCGCGGTACGTGGAGCGCACCCGGCGCCTGGCCGCGGGCTGGGGCGCGCCCCTGCCGTCGTGA